A single genomic interval of Zunongwangia sp. HGR-M22 harbors:
- a CDS encoding rhamnogalacturonan acetylesterase: MNLLKKIVIISCAAFLVQGCAEEKKESSEASNQEKSTQQNSQTIYLIGDSTMANYADDYEPGKDYMETRYPVTGWGQVFQEFFVKDSLAEVKNIIHSDSVIVDDRARGGRSTRTFFQEGRWRSVFENLKENDVVIMQFGHNDAAEDKTERYVDIEGYKEFLRLFVSQSREKGATPIILTPVARNYPWEDGHLQNVHGEYDQAPKDIAKEMNVELIDLNQLSMDYFSKKGKDFVTENYFMNLPAGKYEAYPDGQKDNTHFQPKGAEAIAQLVFNELKKINTK, translated from the coding sequence ATGAATTTGTTAAAAAAAATTGTAATTATTAGTTGTGCCGCTTTTTTAGTGCAGGGCTGTGCTGAAGAAAAGAAAGAATCTTCTGAAGCTTCTAATCAGGAAAAATCGACTCAGCAAAACTCTCAAACTATATATTTAATTGGCGATTCTACAATGGCAAATTATGCCGATGATTATGAACCCGGCAAAGATTATATGGAAACTCGCTATCCGGTTACGGGCTGGGGACAAGTATTTCAGGAATTTTTTGTAAAAGATAGTTTAGCTGAAGTAAAAAACATTATTCACTCCGATTCTGTTATTGTAGACGATCGTGCTCGTGGCGGCCGTAGTACCCGTACCTTTTTTCAAGAAGGTAGATGGCGAAGTGTTTTTGAAAATTTAAAAGAAAACGATGTAGTGATTATGCAATTTGGGCATAATGATGCTGCCGAAGATAAAACAGAACGTTATGTAGATATTGAAGGTTATAAAGAGTTTTTAAGACTTTTTGTAAGTCAGTCTCGAGAGAAAGGAGCTACTCCTATTATTTTAACTCCGGTGGCTAGAAATTATCCTTGGGAAGACGGTCATTTACAAAATGTACACGGAGAATACGATCAGGCCCCAAAAGATATTGCTAAAGAAATGAATGTAGAATTAATTGATTTAAATCAGTTGTCGATGGATTACTTTTCTAAAAAAGGCAAAGATTTTGTAACCGAAAATTACTTTATGAATTTACCTGCGGGTAAATATGAAGCTTATCCCGATGGTCAAAAAGATAATACTCATTTTCAACCAAAAGGTGCAGAAGCAATTGCACAGTTGGTATTTAACGAGTTGAAGAAAATCAATACAAAATAA
- a CDS encoding glycoside hydrolase family 43 protein has protein sequence MKFSPIYLFLFIAGSVLAQKNDNYVSEVWVADQGDGTYKNPILHSDYSDPDVIRAGDDYYMTASSFNAAPGLPILHSKDMVNWELINYALPKQVPVANFETPQHGNGVWAPAIRYHNDEFYIYWGDPDFGIYMVKTDDPAGEWSAPVLVMEAKGAIDPCPLWDEDGKAYLVHAWAGSRAGVKSLLTVRKMSPDGTKVLDEGRHVFDGHEDHETVEGSKFYKRNGYYYIFSPAGGVSTGWQLILRSKNVYGPYEEKVVLEQGSTKINGPHQGAWVETPKGEDWFYHFQDKDAYGRIVHLQPMSWKNDWPVMGKDQDGNGIGEPVLQHKKPNVGKTYSVVTPKETDEFTGDSLGIQWQWNANPNVLWHAKLPGNDYLRLFSIAQPEEAKNLWDVPNLLLQKFAAPEFTASSKITLTPEDAEMQRKAGLIVMGRDYFTLTITEKDGDFYIQQTEAKNADKGEKEKVLEEKKLKSNTVYVKVEVSKPDAQCQFLYSENDKNYKEIGKPFKARVGKWIGTKIGLFSISPTGAKRGGYADVEYFRITK, from the coding sequence ATGAAGTTTTCTCCCATATATTTATTTTTATTCATTGCCGGTTCCGTTTTGGCACAAAAAAATGATAATTACGTTTCTGAAGTATGGGTGGCAGATCAGGGAGATGGTACTTATAAGAATCCGATTCTGCATTCAGATTATTCAGATCCAGATGTAATTAGAGCAGGCGACGATTATTATATGACGGCTTCTAGTTTCAATGCAGCTCCAGGATTACCAATTTTACATTCTAAAGATATGGTGAATTGGGAGTTGATTAATTATGCGCTTCCTAAACAGGTTCCGGTAGCAAATTTTGAAACACCACAACACGGTAACGGAGTTTGGGCTCCGGCAATTCGCTATCACAACGACGAATTTTATATTTATTGGGGAGATCCTGATTTTGGGATTTATATGGTAAAAACCGACGATCCGGCCGGTGAGTGGTCAGCACCTGTTTTAGTTATGGAGGCAAAAGGCGCTATCGATCCTTGTCCGCTTTGGGACGAAGATGGGAAAGCCTATTTAGTACACGCCTGGGCAGGAAGTCGTGCCGGTGTAAAAAGTTTATTAACGGTACGTAAAATGTCTCCCGATGGTACTAAGGTTTTGGACGAAGGTCGACACGTTTTCGATGGTCACGAAGATCACGAAACTGTAGAAGGTTCAAAATTCTACAAAAGAAATGGCTATTATTACATTTTTTCTCCGGCTGGCGGAGTTTCCACGGGATGGCAATTAATTCTTCGTTCTAAAAATGTTTACGGTCCTTATGAAGAAAAAGTTGTTCTTGAGCAAGGAAGTACCAAAATTAACGGTCCGCACCAAGGCGCTTGGGTAGAAACTCCAAAAGGAGAAGATTGGTTCTATCACTTTCAAGATAAAGATGCCTACGGAAGAATTGTGCATTTGCAACCGATGAGCTGGAAAAACGATTGGCCGGTAATGGGAAAAGATCAAGATGGTAACGGTATTGGAGAACCGGTACTTCAGCATAAAAAACCGAATGTTGGCAAAACATATTCCGTAGTAACCCCTAAAGAAACCGATGAATTTACCGGTGATAGTTTAGGAATTCAATGGCAATGGAACGCGAATCCAAATGTATTATGGCACGCTAAATTACCGGGGAATGATTATTTAAGGTTATTCAGTATAGCTCAGCCTGAAGAAGCTAAAAATCTTTGGGATGTTCCCAACCTACTTTTACAAAAATTTGCGGCACCAGAGTTTACGGCAAGTTCTAAAATTACATTGACTCCTGAAGATGCTGAAATGCAACGTAAAGCTGGTTTAATCGTTATGGGTAGAGATTATTTTACCTTGACAATTACAGAAAAAGACGGTGATTTTTATATACAACAAACCGAGGCTAAAAATGCTGATAAAGGTGAAAAAGAAAAAGTTTTAGAAGAGAAAAAATTAAAATCGAATACGGTTTACGTAAAAGTTGAGGTATCAAAACCAGATGCGCAATGTCAATTTTTATATAGCGAAAATGATAAAAACTATAAAGAAATAGGAAAGCCTTTTAAAGCACGGGTAGGAAAATGGATTGGCACAAAAATAGGTTTGTTCAGTATAAGCCCCACCGGTGCTAAACGAGGAGGTTATGCTGATGTTGAATATTTTAGAATTACCAAGTAG
- a CDS encoding glycoside hydrolase family 88/105 protein has protein sequence MNKKEYSIIISSAVIALILFGMFSCKNENSSKEDAESKKEVSAKEISEDLKWSERMMLSEIKRFPEASKLDFVDKPRWSYTNGLVLTAAQRVYEQTQKETYYDYIYDYADALVQEDGTIKTYDIEKYNLDMIKSGDVLLYLYPKTKEERFKKAADTLRKQLAGQPKTSDGGFWHKKRYTHQMWLDGLYMAEPFYTHYTKMFSEGEKAEEAYNEIVHQFDLIQKHTLDQETGLLYHGWDESKEQKWANKETGTSPNFWSRAMGWYGMAMVDVLDYLPEDHPGREKIIGYLNQYAEALLKVQDQETGLYYQVLDKADKEGNYLEATGSSMFAYTFAKGANKGYLPESFKQEAEKTYQGIINNLVTVEDDGTVNLNQCCAVAGLGGNPYRDASFEYYVNEEIRSNDPKGTGPFIMASLELNK, from the coding sequence ATGAATAAAAAAGAATATAGTATAATTATAAGTTCGGCAGTTATAGCTTTGATTTTATTTGGAATGTTTTCTTGTAAAAATGAAAATAGTTCCAAAGAGGATGCTGAATCAAAGAAAGAGGTTTCAGCAAAAGAAATTTCTGAAGATCTTAAATGGTCAGAACGTATGATGCTTTCTGAAATAAAAAGATTTCCTGAAGCGTCGAAACTTGATTTCGTAGATAAGCCGAGGTGGAGTTATACGAACGGATTGGTGTTAACCGCAGCACAAAGAGTATATGAACAAACGCAAAAAGAAACATATTACGATTATATCTACGATTATGCAGATGCTTTAGTTCAGGAAGATGGTACTATCAAAACTTATGATATAGAAAAATATAATCTGGATATGATAAAATCTGGAGATGTTTTATTGTACTTATATCCAAAAACTAAAGAAGAACGCTTCAAAAAAGCCGCAGATACTTTAAGAAAACAACTTGCTGGGCAGCCAAAAACTTCAGATGGTGGATTTTGGCATAAAAAACGTTACACACATCAAATGTGGTTAGATGGACTTTATATGGCAGAACCTTTTTATACGCATTATACTAAAATGTTTTCGGAAGGTGAAAAAGCTGAAGAAGCGTATAACGAAATTGTACATCAATTTGATTTAATTCAAAAACATACTTTAGATCAAGAAACCGGGTTGTTATATCACGGTTGGGATGAAAGCAAAGAACAAAAATGGGCAAATAAAGAAACCGGTACTTCTCCTAACTTTTGGTCTAGAGCAATGGGCTGGTACGGTATGGCGATGGTAGATGTTTTAGATTACTTACCAGAAGATCACCCTGGTAGAGAAAAAATAATCGGTTATTTAAACCAATATGCTGAAGCTTTACTAAAAGTTCAGGATCAAGAAACCGGACTTTACTATCAGGTTTTAGATAAAGCCGATAAAGAGGGCAATTATCTTGAAGCTACAGGCTCATCAATGTTTGCTTACACGTTTGCTAAAGGAGCCAATAAAGGATATTTACCTGAAAGTTTTAAACAGGAAGCTGAAAAAACCTATCAGGGAATTATAAATAATCTGGTAACTGTTGAAGATGACGGGACTGTGAACTTAAATCAATGTTGTGCGGTAGCGGGGCTTGGCGGAAATCCGTATCGTGATGCTTCGTTTGAATATTATGTAAATGAAGAAATCCGTTCTAACGATCCAAAAGGAACCGGACCATTTATTATGGCTAGTTTAGAACTAAATAAGTAA
- a CDS encoding DUF4861 family protein, translating to MKRIILPTFMVSALFFTACKEEKKEAENQNETTVETKETSWQKPDKTAKTYAELSIRKGDDWEPKKFGGGEFENVDSLQLPEGHSDHAYYIRYEGPGWENSKVGFRFYLDWRNAIDIWGKKTDTIVLPYIGQENYEDYHHDSGWGQDILKAGKSVGLGGYGRFMNDSVAHFRNVEKTIASVENSSASSSVMIDYDGWKTGEDTIDLDAKFTIYPEGRFSKISLTPSTEIDGLTTGIVKFEDIDLVEKKSKDGEWGYIATYGTQTLVSDEDHLGMAIFYKVSEIEKVHDGPHDHLIIFKPTTKDINYYILAAWQQEKNGIQNKEDFMKSLDEHLNKLQENGKLY from the coding sequence ATGAAGAGAATTATCCTACCAACATTTATGGTTTCAGCCTTATTTTTTACCGCGTGTAAAGAAGAAAAAAAAGAAGCTGAAAATCAAAATGAAACAACAGTAGAAACCAAAGAAACCAGTTGGCAAAAACCTGATAAAACTGCAAAAACCTACGCAGAGCTTTCCATTAGAAAAGGAGATGACTGGGAACCAAAAAAGTTTGGCGGAGGTGAATTCGAAAATGTAGATTCACTTCAACTTCCTGAGGGGCATTCCGATCATGCGTATTATATTCGGTATGAAGGTCCGGGCTGGGAAAACAGTAAGGTTGGATTTCGATTTTATTTAGATTGGAGAAATGCGATAGATATTTGGGGTAAAAAAACAGATACCATTGTTTTGCCCTATATAGGCCAGGAAAACTATGAGGATTATCACCATGATTCTGGGTGGGGGCAGGATATTCTTAAAGCTGGAAAATCTGTAGGTCTTGGCGGTTACGGAAGGTTTATGAACGATTCTGTAGCGCATTTCAGAAATGTTGAAAAAACCATTGCTTCCGTAGAAAATTCGTCTGCAAGTTCGTCTGTGATGATTGATTATGATGGATGGAAAACAGGAGAGGATACAATTGATCTTGATGCTAAATTTACGATTTATCCAGAAGGAAGGTTTAGCAAAATTAGCTTGACTCCTTCTACTGAAATTGATGGATTAACTACTGGAATCGTGAAATTTGAGGATATTGATCTTGTCGAAAAGAAAAGTAAAGATGGAGAATGGGGTTATATAGCAACCTATGGCACTCAAACTTTGGTGAGTGATGAAGACCATTTAGGAATGGCAATTTTCTATAAAGTTTCAGAAATTGAAAAGGTTCATGATGGACCTCATGATCACCTGATTATTTTTAAACCTACTACGAAAGATATCAATTATTACATCCTAGCTGCTTGGCAGCAGGAAAAAAACGGAATACAAAATAAAGAAGACTTCATGAAAAGTCTTGATGAACATTTAAACAAGCTCCAGGAAAACGGTAAATTATATTAA
- a CDS encoding RagB/SusD family nutrient uptake outer membrane protein, with amino-acid sequence MNKIYKISFLLFSMILISCQDYLEEDNRSNETTDFYLTTEGYNLLVNANYGFLREIYGGEPWLFAAGTDMYAEGRENEPPGLSRYTQLNSNSDGVGHLYNVCYKAIQTANMGVYYGDLTEQSSELSQQIGAIKFLRANSYFLLVQTYGGVALITDYIQERKLEFDRNSAEEVYSFIIAELEESLEMVDDNPYNGRVNKRAVKDLLAKVYLTRAYEDFGSSTDFTQAAEYADAAINGEELSLSFAELWTPDYSIKQGTIFSVQYDESSVSTDPFELGHRQSSYFGPYQGGSEIAGEAPYRTYTLCPTQYAIDLFTEDDDRWYTTFMTEVYDPYFAFYETDDYEGLPVQHYYEASWNDTDDFKQAYLEEHPDAVYHDYGSYVPSVNPSNDYQTIPVKKFDDPEAPFGISTNRNDIVISRLAETYLVAAEAYLQSGDATTGLARLNAVRQRAGVEDATLADFDIDYILDERGRELLGEYHRWFDLKRTGTLVDRASRYHYLIEASNFNGANGELKILRPIPQSALDLNQNNEFPQNPAYQ; translated from the coding sequence ATGAATAAAATATATAAAATCAGCTTTCTATTATTTTCCATGATTTTGATATCATGTCAGGATTATTTAGAAGAAGATAATAGATCCAACGAAACAACAGATTTTTATTTAACAACTGAAGGATATAATTTGCTGGTAAATGCTAATTATGGATTCTTACGGGAAATTTATGGAGGCGAGCCTTGGCTTTTTGCTGCAGGAACAGATATGTATGCTGAAGGACGTGAGAATGAGCCACCAGGTTTAAGTAGATATACACAGCTTAATTCTAATTCTGATGGTGTAGGTCATTTATATAATGTTTGTTACAAAGCCATACAAACTGCTAATATGGGAGTTTACTATGGGGATTTAACAGAGCAATCTTCAGAGCTATCTCAACAAATTGGAGCTATAAAGTTTTTAAGAGCAAATTCTTATTTTTTACTGGTTCAAACTTACGGAGGTGTTGCTTTAATTACAGATTATATACAAGAACGTAAACTAGAATTTGATCGTAATTCGGCCGAAGAGGTTTATAGTTTTATCATCGCTGAACTGGAAGAAAGTCTAGAAATGGTAGACGACAACCCTTATAATGGAAGAGTAAACAAAAGAGCAGTAAAAGATTTATTGGCGAAGGTCTATCTTACCAGAGCGTACGAAGATTTTGGAAGCTCAACTGATTTTACACAGGCAGCAGAGTATGCAGATGCGGCCATAAATGGGGAAGAATTAAGTCTTTCTTTTGCTGAACTTTGGACTCCTGATTATTCCATTAAACAAGGAACTATATTTTCTGTTCAGTACGACGAAAGTTCTGTTAGTACAGATCCTTTTGAATTAGGACATAGACAATCTTCGTATTTTGGCCCATATCAAGGAGGATCTGAAATAGCTGGTGAAGCACCTTATAGAACTTATACGCTATGTCCTACACAGTATGCTATAGATTTATTTACTGAAGATGATGATAGATGGTATACAACGTTTATGACTGAAGTATACGATCCATATTTTGCTTTTTATGAAACCGATGATTATGAAGGTTTACCAGTACAACATTATTATGAGGCAAGTTGGAATGATACAGATGATTTTAAGCAGGCTTATTTAGAAGAGCATCCAGATGCCGTATACCATGATTATGGAAGCTATGTTCCTTCAGTAAATCCTTCTAATGATTATCAAACGATACCAGTTAAGAAATTTGACGATCCAGAAGCACCTTTCGGAATTAGTACAAATAGAAATGATATTGTAATCTCTAGACTGGCAGAAACATATCTTGTAGCTGCAGAAGCCTATCTGCAATCTGGTGATGCAACAACGGGTCTAGCAAGATTGAATGCAGTAAGACAGCGCGCAGGAGTAGAAGATGCAACTTTAGCAGATTTTGATATTGATTATATTTTAGATGAAAGAGGTAGAGAGCTTTTAGGGGAATATCATAGGTGGTTTGATCTTAAAAGAACAGGAACTTTGGTAGATAGAGCTTCTAGGTATCATTACCTTATAGAGGCGTCGAATTTCAACGGAGCTAATGGAGAGTTGAAAATTCTAAGACCAATACCTCAATCAGCATTAGATCTTAATCAAAATAATGAATTTCCACAAAATCCGGCATATCAATAG
- a CDS encoding SusC/RagA family TonB-linked outer membrane protein codes for MKTNFRNYLTMFFLILSIGISNEIYAQDLKTISGTVSSEADGIPLSGVNIFVEGTNYATVSDFDGNFTIEAPSDATLTVSYIGFTTKTIEVDGRSTIDIQMQDDVQALSDVVVVGYGKVKKTDLTGSVGTVGGEDLAERNMTNPLEALQGNVPGVQISTSTGRIGDGFDITIRGKNSISGNVSPLYVVDGVPTNSIDFLNPQDIERMDILKDASSTAIYGSRGSNGVVIISTKDGAGAKAGFNVSFDNFVGVREVTRLPELMSPEKWWRYHQSAYLPTAAKDPLTGTVTPETLRDAVSAGGQNDELFRRVVDGESFDWYDEVLQTGIQQNHYLNVSGRSDNGVGYNLGLGYQKETGNIENESLEKYTLKLGINHQVTDKVSYGTNLTITLLEQNFGSDVAMRDAFRLNPYLSPYGLDGELYPLPGKLQDNDGNFLINKTSTYNPILNINNTTDVNKSWNILSSTYFQYDPLEWLELKTTFSTGIENYRIGRSWGAQTAVGIDNDNLPSAQIQNGENFNYTWDNQFNISKTFNEDHNINLLGLFSLYSAEGETSSQSARRIPFETKFYNIGSGDPGTYDMNSNYQKQTLASYALRANYSLMDKYLVTASARWDGSSLLADNWDSFFSGAFAWKLKQENFLKDVDAISTLKLRVSYGFTGNNIIAPYSTINTLDSRYFYDFGGQVTTGWVPGSLANPFLKWEKTREVNFGIDFGFLNNRIEGSVDYYDKLSDDLLLEQQLPLESGWDNITANIGSVSNKGVEIALTTRNIQTSDFNWTTNFTFTRNVNAIESIYGQDQVDDIGNNLFIGESIDAHYNYKFNGIWQADEVDEAAGYGMEEGQEKLVDVNNDGRYTPEDRIILGSSNPDWSGSLFTNFRYKNWDLSASLITNQGVLVYSNFHSNFADVRDRGRQKLDVNWYIPENDAGIPAQVSNTYPQARNEGSFWRNDGVGYYHDASFVKVKNIGLGYNISDKMLDNLNLKKLRVYANVLNPFVFTDYEGYDPEWAGASLNTGRPSSVTYQLGFNLNF; via the coding sequence ATGAAAACGAACTTTAGAAATTATCTAACGATGTTTTTTTTAATCCTGTCCATTGGAATTTCCAATGAAATTTATGCGCAGGATTTAAAAACAATATCCGGTACCGTAAGCTCTGAAGCAGATGGTATTCCTCTTTCGGGCGTGAATATTTTTGTGGAAGGAACAAATTACGCTACGGTATCAGATTTTGATGGGAATTTTACAATAGAAGCTCCATCAGACGCAACACTAACTGTAAGTTATATAGGCTTTACAACGAAAACGATTGAAGTGGATGGGAGATCAACTATTGATATTCAAATGCAGGACGATGTTCAGGCATTAAGTGATGTTGTAGTTGTAGGTTACGGAAAGGTAAAGAAAACCGATTTAACCGGTTCAGTAGGAACGGTAGGAGGTGAAGACTTAGCAGAAAGGAATATGACCAATCCTCTAGAGGCCTTACAGGGAAATGTTCCAGGAGTACAGATTAGCACTTCTACCGGTAGAATAGGAGATGGTTTTGATATTACTATTCGTGGAAAAAACTCTATTAGCGGCAATGTTTCTCCGCTATACGTCGTAGATGGAGTGCCTACAAATAGTATTGATTTTTTAAATCCTCAGGACATTGAGCGAATGGATATCCTAAAGGATGCGTCATCAACTGCGATTTATGGCTCCAGAGGTTCAAACGGAGTAGTGATTATATCCACTAAGGATGGAGCGGGAGCAAAAGCTGGCTTTAATGTTTCTTTCGATAATTTTGTTGGTGTACGTGAAGTTACTCGTTTGCCTGAACTAATGTCTCCTGAAAAATGGTGGAGATATCATCAATCGGCTTACTTACCAACCGCAGCTAAAGATCCGTTAACGGGAACAGTTACACCAGAGACGCTAAGAGATGCTGTATCAGCCGGTGGACAAAATGATGAGTTATTTCGAAGAGTGGTAGATGGGGAATCGTTCGATTGGTATGATGAGGTGCTTCAAACCGGAATCCAACAAAATCATTATTTGAATGTATCTGGAAGATCAGATAATGGAGTTGGTTATAACTTAGGTTTGGGTTATCAAAAAGAGACCGGAAATATCGAAAATGAGAGTTTAGAAAAATATACCCTTAAATTAGGTATTAATCATCAGGTAACCGATAAAGTATCTTACGGTACTAATCTTACCATTACTTTATTGGAACAAAACTTTGGAAGTGATGTTGCCATGCGTGATGCCTTTCGATTGAATCCTTATTTGAGTCCGTATGGATTGGATGGCGAACTTTATCCATTACCAGGAAAACTTCAGGATAACGACGGAAACTTTTTAATCAATAAAACAAGTACGTACAATCCTATTCTGAATATAAATAATACCACCGATGTTAATAAAAGCTGGAATATACTTTCTAGCACTTATTTTCAATATGATCCATTAGAATGGTTAGAATTAAAAACAACTTTTTCAACAGGAATTGAAAATTATAGAATTGGAAGGTCTTGGGGTGCACAAACTGCTGTAGGTATTGATAATGATAATCTACCTTCTGCTCAGATACAAAATGGAGAAAACTTCAACTATACTTGGGACAACCAATTTAATATTTCAAAAACCTTTAATGAGGATCATAATATTAATTTACTTGGATTATTTAGTCTTTATTCTGCTGAAGGAGAAACATCCTCTCAGTCTGCTAGAAGAATTCCATTCGAAACTAAATTCTATAACATTGGTAGTGGTGATCCTGGTACTTATGATATGAATTCTAATTACCAGAAACAAACGCTGGCATCTTATGCTTTAAGAGCCAATTATTCGCTTATGGATAAGTATTTGGTAACCGCTTCTGCTAGATGGGATGGTTCGTCTTTGCTAGCAGATAATTGGGATAGCTTTTTTTCTGGAGCATTCGCATGGAAATTAAAGCAGGAAAACTTTCTTAAAGATGTAGACGCTATTTCAACCCTTAAGTTGAGAGTAAGTTATGGATTTACAGGAAATAATATTATTGCTCCATATTCAACAATTAATACCTTAGATTCTCGATATTTCTATGATTTCGGCGGTCAGGTTACTACAGGTTGGGTTCCTGGATCTTTAGCGAATCCATTTTTAAAGTGGGAAAAAACCCGAGAAGTTAATTTCGGGATAGATTTTGGATTCCTGAATAATAGAATCGAGGGTAGTGTAGATTATTACGATAAACTATCAGACGATCTATTATTAGAGCAACAATTGCCATTGGAAAGTGGATGGGATAATATTACGGCAAATATAGGATCTGTAAGTAATAAAGGGGTAGAAATTGCATTAACGACCAGAAACATCCAAACATCAGATTTTAACTGGACTACAAATTTCACTTTTACTAGAAATGTAAATGCTATTGAATCAATTTATGGTCAAGATCAGGTAGATGATATCGGTAATAACTTGTTTATAGGAGAGTCTATAGATGCACATTATAATTATAAATTTAATGGTATCTGGCAGGCAGATGAAGTCGACGAAGCTGCTGGTTATGGTATGGAAGAAGGACAAGAGAAATTGGTAGATGTTAATAATGATGGCCGCTATACTCCAGAAGATAGAATTATTCTTGGATCTTCAAATCCAGATTGGTCAGGGAGCTTATTTACTAATTTTAGATATAAAAACTGGGATCTATCCGCATCTTTAATCACTAATCAGGGCGTGTTAGTGTACAGTAATTTCCACTCTAATTTTGCAGATGTAAGAGATCGTGGTCGCCAAAAATTAGATGTGAATTGGTATATTCCAGAGAACGATGCAGGTATTCCTGCGCAAGTATCAAATACATATCCACAGGCGAGAAATGAAGGTTCCTTCTGGAGAAATGATGGAGTTGGATATTATCACGACGCATCTTTCGTAAAAGTCAAAAACATTGGTTTAGGATATAATATATCTGATAAAATGCTAGATAATTTGAACCTGAAAAAATTAAGGGTTTATGCGAATGTTTTAAATCCATTTGTTTTTACAGATTATGAAGGGTATGATCCAGAGTGGGCAGGAGCATCTTTAAATACAGGTAGGCCTAGTTCGGTTACATATCAGTTAGGATTTAATTTAAATTTTTAG
- a CDS encoding glycoside hydrolase family 28 protein has protein sequence MKKLLLVFTIITAFMACKTNTDKKKKKEDIKNEISESDVWKKADKIIADIIVPQFQDQLFDITEYGAVADGTTNNSEAFKKAIAACNEAGGGKVIVPEGKYLTGPIHLKSNVNLHLSEGAEVLFSKDANDYLPAVHTSYEGVELMNYSPLIYAFEQENIAVTGKGTFNGQADNDNWWPWSGAERYGHKEGEAHQKQDHNLPALRRMNEENTPVSERKFGKGHQLRPTFFQPFGCENVLVKDVTFTNAPFWVIHPIKSNNVTVDGVTVNSHGPNNDGCDPEYAKNVHIKNCLFNTGDDCIAIKSGRNNDGRRVAIPSENIVVEDCNMKDGHGGVVMGSEISAGVRNVYVRNCIMDSPNLDRAIRIKTNTLRGGFVDGVYVKNIEVGQVKEAMLKVNLHYGIYDNQEGEFFPNISNIYLEDINVENAGKYGILIIGREGSKISNINLKNITIKGAETATKITDADPVNYENVTINGSKME, from the coding sequence ATGAAAAAACTGCTTTTAGTTTTTACGATTATTACGGCTTTTATGGCCTGTAAAACCAATACCGATAAAAAAAAGAAAAAAGAGGATATTAAAAACGAAATATCAGAATCTGATGTTTGGAAAAAAGCAGATAAAATTATCGCAGATATTATAGTACCTCAGTTTCAAGATCAATTGTTTGATATTACGGAATATGGAGCGGTTGCAGATGGTACAACTAATAATTCAGAAGCATTTAAAAAAGCGATTGCAGCTTGTAATGAAGCAGGAGGAGGTAAAGTTATCGTTCCCGAGGGAAAATATCTCACAGGTCCCATTCATCTAAAAAGTAATGTAAATTTACATTTAAGTGAAGGAGCAGAGGTTCTGTTTAGTAAAGATGCAAACGATTATCTTCCGGCAGTACATACCTCGTATGAAGGTGTAGAATTAATGAATTATTCTCCTTTAATCTATGCTTTCGAACAGGAAAATATTGCTGTTACCGGAAAGGGAACGTTTAACGGTCAAGCCGATAATGATAATTGGTGGCCATGGTCTGGTGCAGAGCGTTATGGACATAAGGAAGGTGAAGCACACCAAAAGCAAGATCACAATCTACCCGCACTAAGAAGAATGAATGAAGAAAATACACCAGTTTCAGAACGAAAGTTTGGAAAAGGACACCAACTGCGTCCAACTTTTTTTCAGCCCTTCGGTTGCGAAAACGTTCTAGTTAAGGATGTAACTTTTACTAACGCCCCTTTTTGGGTAATTCATCCAATTAAATCGAACAACGTTACTGTAGATGGCGTAACGGTAAATAGTCATGGCCCTAATAACGATGGATGTGATCCGGAGTATGCCAAAAATGTACATATTAAAAATTGTTTATTTAATACAGGTGATGATTGTATAGCTATTAAATCTGGCCGAAATAATGATGGAAGGCGTGTCGCTATTCCTAGTGAAAATATTGTTGTTGAAGACTGTAATATGAAGGATGGCCATGGAGGTGTTGTTATGGGAAGTGAAATTTCTGCTGGTGTTCGCAATGTTTATGTTCGAAATTGTATAATGGACAGTCCCAATTTAGATCGTGCGATTCGTATAAAGACAAATACTTTAAGAGGTGGTTTTGTAGATGGAGTTTATGTTAAAAATATTGAAGTAGGACAGGTGAAAGAAGCAATGCTAAAAGTGAATCTTCATTATGGAATCTACGATAATCAGGAGGGTGAATTCTTTCCAAATATTTCTAATATATACCTAGAAGATATTAATGTTGAGAATGCAGGAAAATATGGAATCTTAATTATTGGACGCGAAGGTTCAAAAATTTCGAATATTAATCTGAAGAATATAACCATTAAAGGAGCAGAAACTGCTACAAAAATTACCGATGCTGATCCTGTTAATTACGAAAATGTAACTATAAACGGTTCAAAAATGGAATAG